In Bos taurus isolate L1 Dominette 01449 registration number 42190680 breed Hereford chromosome 11, ARS-UCD2.0, whole genome shotgun sequence, one DNA window encodes the following:
- the OR1L4 gene encoding olfactory receptor family 1 subfamily L member 4 isoform X1, with the protein MELKNDSSSTEDFILLGISSNPRMQKPLFAVFFVLYLVTLVGNGLIILAIHSDSRLHTPMYFFLSNLSFMDICFTTVIVPKMLVNLLSETKSISYVGCLVQMYFFMAFANTDSYLLASMAIDRLVAICNPFHYDVVMSPRRCLLLLLGSCTISHLHSMLRVLLMSRLSFCASHVIKHFFCDTQPVLKLSCSDTSSSQIVVMTETLAVIATPFLCILFSYLRIIITVLKIPSASGKWKAFSTCGSHLTVVVFFYGSVIYVYFRPLSMYSVVKDRVATVMYTIVTPMLNPFIYSLRNKDMKRGLRKLRDRIHS; encoded by the coding sequence ATGGAGCTGAAGAACGACAGCAGCAGCACTGAGGACTTTATCCTCCTGGGCATCTCTTCCAACCCCCGGATGCAGAAACCCCTCTTTGCTGTCTTCTTCGTCCTGTACCTGGTCACCCTGGTGGGGAATGGACTCATCATCCTGGCCATCCACTCTGACTCCCGGCTCCACACCCCTATGTACTTTTTCCTCAGCAACCTGTCCTTCATGGATATCTGCTTCACAACAGTCATTGTCCCCAAAATGCTGGTGAACTTACTCTCAGAGACAAAGTCTATCTCCTATGTGGGGTGCCTGGTCCAGATGTACTTCTTCATGGCTTTTGCAAATACTGACAGCTACCTGCTGGCCTCGATGGCCATTGACCGGCTGGTAGCCATCTGCAACCCCTTCCATTATGATGTGGTCATGAGCCCACGGCGTTGCCTCCTCCTGTTGCTGGGTTCATGCACCATCTCTCACCTGCACTCCATGCTGCGTGTGCTACTCATGTCCCGCCTGTCTTTCTGTGCCTCCCATGTCATCAAGCACTTCTTTTGTGATACCCAGCCTGTGCTCAAGCTCTCCTGCTCTGATACTTCATCCAGCCAGATTGTGGTGATGACCGAGACCCTGGCTGTCATCGCCACCCCTTTCCTGTGCATTCTCTTCTCCTACCTGAGAATCATCATCACGGTGCTCAAAATCCCCTCTGCTTCTGGGAAGTGgaaggccttctccacctgtggctcCCACCTCACTGTGGTGGTCTTCTTCTATGGGAGTGTCATCTATGTGTATTTTAGGCCACTGTCCATGTACTCAGTGGTGAAGGACCGGGTAGCCACAGTTATGTACACAATAGTGACACCCATGTTGAACCCTTtcatctacagcctgaggaacaaAGATATGAAGAGGGGTCTGAGGAAATTAAGAGACAGAATTCACTCATAG
- the OR1L19 gene encoding olfactory receptor 1L3: MGMSNLTRLPEFILLGLSSCPEDQKPLFALFLIMYLVTLMGNLLIILAIRSDPQLQNPMYFFLSILSFADICYTTVIVPKMLVNFLSEKKTISYAECLVQMYFFLVFGNMDSYLLAAMAIDRYVAICNPLHYVTVMNHGHCMLLLAFSTAFSCLHSLLHVLLVNRLTFCASNVIHHFFCDVNPVLKLACSSTSVNEVVAMTEGLVSVMAPFVCIVISYLRILIVVLKIPSAAGKCKAFSTCSSHVTVVTLFYGSICCVYFQPLSSYTVKDGIVTVNYTVLIPMLNPFIYSLRNKGMKQGLEKLISRMKFQTNRLSTTNSNKIHGA, encoded by the coding sequence ATGGGGATGTCCAACCTAACAAGACTCCCTGAATTCATCCTCTTGGGACTCTCTTCTTGCCCTGAGGACCAGAAACCACTCTTTGCCCTCTTTCTCATCATGTACCTGGTCACTTTGATGGGAAATCTGCTCATCATCTTGGCTATCCGCTCTGATCCTCAGCTCCAAAACCCAATGTATTTCTTCCTGAGCATCTTGTCCTTTGCTGATATTTGCTACACAACAGTTATAGTCCCCAAGATGTTAGTGAACTTTTTATCAGAGAAAAAGACCATTTCCTATGCTGAATGTCTGGTGCAGATGTATTTCTTCCTAGTCTTTGGAAACATGGACAGTTACCTCCTGGCAGCCATGGCCATTGACCGCTATGTAGCTATCTGCAACCCCTTGCACTATGTCACTGTTATGAACCATGGACACTGCATGTTGCTACTGGCCTTCTCCACagctttctcctgccttcactcccTCCTGCATGTCCTCCTGGTGAATCGGCTCACTTTTTGTGCATCAAATGTTATCCATCACTTTTTCTGTGATGTCAACCCTGTTCTGAAGCTGGCCTGCTCTTCTACCTCTGTCAATGAAGTTGTCGCCATGACAGAAGGGCTGGTTTCTGTGATGGCCCCATTTGTCTGCATCGTCATCTCTTACCTGAGAATCCTCATTGTGGTCCTCAAAATTCCCTCAGCTGCTGGAAAAtgcaaagccttctccacctgcagCTCTCATGTCACTGTGGTGACTCTCTTTTATGGGAGTATTTGCTGTGTCTATTTCCAGCCATTGTCCAGCTACACTGTCAAAGATGGAATAGTAACGGTCAACTACACTGTGCTGATACCAATGTTGAACCCATTTATCTACAGTTTAAGAAACAAAGGCATGAAACAGGGCTTAGAGAAATTGATAAGCAGGATGAAGTTTCAAACGAATAGGCTTTCCACTACAAATTCCAACAAAATCCATGGAGCCTGA